A single window of Aspergillus flavus chromosome 4, complete sequence DNA harbors:
- a CDS encoding putative cell surface protein Mas1 (hypothetical protein Ao3042_09451): MLFIKAIALTGLAVSQVSAHGLITRVKGHNGIDMPGLTIQDGIPRDCPSGACGAQKDTAIIRDAEFGSVKASPLGRTLGAGPVNPAIVINNFMGAGTHKRSRVPASHRRRQLINDAAGVITNAGGAILNGVQDLADMTPVGGVIKGVQSTIDDAMAILPGTESGAVTGKGVKENGMQLYAGKGANIGLPTASPDGVVTMIYHQVNQDGAGPLSAEIDPSSGGTDPKAFKSARVIQNIPGVAGFSTSSAMDYAVKVQVPQGMKCTGTVGAAKNVCIVRVRNNAISGPFGGSGAFTQ; this comes from the exons ATGTTGTtcatcaaggccatcgcCCTCACTGGACTCGCCGTGAGCCAGGTTTCAGCTCATGGTCTGATCACCCGTGTCAAAGGCCACAATGGCATTGACATGCCTGGACTGACCA TTCAGGATGGAATCCCCCGAGATTGCCCATCGGGTGCATGTGGCGCCCAGAAAGACACGGCCATCATCCGAGATGCTGAGTTCGGAAGTGTCAAGGCTTCTCCTTTGGGTCGTACTCTTGGTGCTGGTCCCGTGAACCCGGCCATTGTTATCAACAACTTCATGGGTGCTGGGACGCATAAGCGCTCACGCGTTCCCGCTAGTCATAGAC GTCGTCAGCTGATCAACGATGCTGCTGGCGTTATTACCAATGCTGGTGGTGCTATCCTCAATG GTGTCCAGGACCTTGCGGACATGACACCCGTTGGTGGTGTTATCAAAG GTGTCCAATCCACAATCGACGATGCAATGGCTATCCTCCCCGGAACCGAGTCCGGCGCAGTAACTGGAAAAGGTGTCAAGGAGAACGGTATGCAACTGTATGCCGGGAAAGGCGCGAACATCGGCCTTCCTACTGCTTCTCCGGACGGCGTAGTTACGATGATCTACCACCAG GTTAACCAGGACGGCGCGGGTCCACTTTCTGCTGAAATCGACCCCTCCAGTGGAGGTACTGATCCAAAGGCCTTCAAGAGCGCCCGGGTCATCCAGAACATCCCTGGCGTTGCGGGATTCTCTACCTCTAGCGCAATGGACTATGCTGTAAAGGTCCAGGTCCCTCAGGGAATGAAGTGCACTGGAACCGTTGGGGCGGCTAAGAATGTCTGCATTGTGCGGGTTCGCAACAATGCTATTTCCGGTCCATTCGGAGGCTCCGGTGCTTTTACGCAGTAG
- a CDS encoding putative arginine permease, whose protein sequence is MAIPSKGPAQHDREIFPNRQPKSDGPAIDNNDVARQQEYIVSQEERQNLSRGLSQRHVQMIAIAGAIGTGLFLGLGGAIATGGPLGALLGYIFVGLIVCCIQYALGEVSALMPVTGSFVRHAELLVDPALAFAIGWNVVYGSFLAVPSEISAAVVLIQYWTDINAAVWVTILIIVSATVAITLVRVYGEIEFFFALLKLLLVVFVVILGLVIDLGGIPGKPRLGFHYWKEGLFVEYIATGAWGRFLGFWAVMTNAVYSFSGVESLAMAAAETKNPRHNIPKACRRVFVRVTVFYLAAVLVVGMLVSSSDPRLQDDSGTAAQSPFVIAASDAGIKAIPSVVNAICITSAWSASNQSMLAGTRTLYGLAVKGHAPKVFLKTSSWGVPYMCVAAQTAVSFLAYMCVSNSALTVFYWLLDLTAAGVLVSWIAIAFNHIRLLQALKAQGIPTAELPWHNRITYFSSWFAFLACILILFTGGFAVFTAGNWDPASFVSSYLDIPLVLLAYGLYKYIRGTKIIPLTEVPVHQALEEARNDPENVPIKPAKGWKRLNVLWA, encoded by the exons ATGGCGATACCCTCCAAAGGCCCAGCCCAACATGATCGTGAGATATTTCCAAATCGCCAGCCAAAAAGTGATGGTCCAGCGATCGACAATAATGATGTGGCACGACAACAGGAATATATTGTGTCCCAAGAGGAACGCCAGAATTTGTCACGGGGATTGTCACAACGACATGTTCAGATGATCGCTATCGCGGGAGCCATT GGAACGGGACTTTTCCTAGGTCTCGGCGGCGCAATCGCGACAGGCGGACCGCTTGGTGCCCTACTCGGCTACATCTTCGTCGGGCTAATCGTATGCTGCATTCAATATGCCTTGGGCGAGGTGTCCGCGTTGATGCCAGTGACCGGTTCATTTGTGCGACACGCGGAACTACTGGTCGACCCTGCGTTGGCTTTTGCGATCGGCTGGAACGTCGTGTATGgctccttcttggccgtgCCGAGTGAGATTTCCGCCGCTGTAGTGCTGATCCAGTACTGGACCGACATCAATGCTGCAGTGTGGGTGACTATATTAATCATTGTGTCCGCCACCGTCGCCATTACGCTTGTGCGCGTGTATGGTGAAATCGAGTTCTTCTTTGCCCTGTTGAAGCTCCTGTTGGTGGTCTTCGTCGTTATTCTCGGTCTGGTAATCGATCTTGGCGGAATACCTGGCAAGCCACGACTAGGTTTTCATTATTGGAAGGAAGGTCTCTTCGTGGAGTACATCGCCACTGGCGCATGGGGTCGCTTTCTCGGTTTCTGGGCCGTCATGACAAACGCCGTCTATAGCTTCTCGGGTGTCGAATCCTTGGCGATGGCCGCAGCGGAGACGAAAAACCCACGCCATAACATCCCCAAGGCCTGTAGAAGGGTGTTTGTACGTGTCACTGTGTTCTATCTGGCTGCAGTGTTAGTCGTGGGCATGCTGGTCTCAAGTTCCGATCCAAGACTTCAGGACGACTCTGGCACCGCCGCCCAAAGTCCCTTCGTGATTGCTGCAAGCGACGCCGGCATCAAAGCGATACCCTCAGTTGTCAACGCGATCTGTATTACCTCAGCATGGTCAGCGTCGAATCAAAGCATGCTAGCCGGCACGCGTACACTCTACGGCCTTGCTGTCAAGGGACATGCGCCCAAGGTCTTCCTGAAAACATCCAGCTGGGGTGTACCATACATGTGCGTCGCCGCACAGACGGCCGTCTCTTTCCTGGCCTACATGTGTGTGTCGAATAGTGCCTTGACCGTCTTCTATTGGCTTCTCGATTTGACAGCCGCCGGTGTGTTGGTGTCGTGGATTGCGATCGCTTTCAATCATATTCGCTTGCTACAAGCACTGAAGGCACAGGGTATTCCGACAGCGGAGTTACCCTGGCATAATCGCATAACTT ACTTTTCCTCCTGGTTCGCCTTTCTCGCCTGCATCCTTATCCTATTTACTGGTGGATTTGCCGTCTTTACCGCCGGGAATTGGGACCCTGCCTCATTTGTCTCGTCCTATTT GGATATCCCACTCGTGCTACTTGCATATGGACTGTACAAATATATCCGCGGGACGAAAATCATTCCGTTGACGGAAGTGCCGGTCCATCAAGCGCTGGAGGAAGCACGGAACGATCCCGAGAATGTACCCATTAAGCCAGCTAAAGGGTGGAAGAGGCTTAATGTTTTGTGGGCATGA
- a CDS encoding putative aldo-keto reductase, whose protein sequence is MSLPTAKLGKSGPEVPRLGLGLMGLSAFYGTIKPDSERLAFLDTAYELGETFWDSADMYGDNEDLIGKWFQANPSKREHIFLATKFANRRRPDGSFFVDSSPDYVHQACAKSLARLGINTIDLYYCHRLDRTTPIEKTVQAMAQLKAEGKIRFLGLSECSAESLRRAHAVHPIAAVQMEYSPFSLDIESPQYRLLETARELGVVVVAYSPLGRGLLSGEITSPDQFEENDFRRFAPRFSRENFAKNLELVRVIRCLAERRGVTPSQLTLAWLMAQGVDIFPIPGTTRVERLKENLGSLRITLSEEEERQFREACSTVEIVGSRYPEAISATLFADTPPL, encoded by the exons ATGTCCCTCCCCACCGCCAAGCTGGGCAAAAGCGGCCCTGAAGTCCCCCGCCTAGGCCTGGGTCTCATGGGCCTGAGTGCCTTCTACGGCACGATCAAGCCCGATAGCGAACGACTTGCTTTCCTGGACACAGCATACGAGCTCGGCGAGACCTTCTGGGACAGTG CCGACATGTACGGCGACAACGAGGACCTCATAGGCAAATGGTTCCAAGCCAACCCTTCCAAGCGCGAGCACATCTTCCTGGCCACCAAATTCGCCAACCGCAGACGCCCCGACGGCTCGTTCTTCGTCGACTCCTCCCCGGACTACGTGCACCAGGCGTGCGCGAAATCCCTCGCCCGGCTGGGCATCAACACCATCGACCTCTACTACTGCCACCGGCTGGACCGGACGACCCCCATCGAGAAGACCGTGCAGGCGATGGCCCAGCTCAAGGCGGAGGGCAAGATCCGGTTCCTCGGCCTGAGCGAGTGCAGCGCCGAGTCGCTGCGGCGCGCGCACGCCGTCCACCCCATCGCCGCCGTGCAGATGGAGTACTCGCCGTTCTCGCTGGACATCGAGAGCCCGCAGTACAGGCTGCTGGAGACAGCACGCGAGCTGGGCGTTGTGGTTGTGGCCTACTCGCCGCTGGGGCGGGGTCTTTTGAGCGGGGAGATCACCTCGCCGGACCAGTTCGAGGAGAATGATTTCCGGAGGTTTGCGCCGCGGTTTAGCAGGGAAAACTTTGCGAAGAATCTGGAGTTGGTGCGTGTTATACGGTGTCTAGCAGAGAGGAGGGGTGTAACGCCGTCGCAGTTGACGCTGGCGTGGTTGATGGCGCAGGGGGTGGATATCTTTCCTATACCTGGTACGACGCGGGTGGAGAGACTCAAGGAGAATCTGGGGAGTCTGCGGATTACCCtgtcggaggaggaggagcgcCAGTTCCGGGAGGCTTGTTCAACCGTTGAGATTGTGGGCTCTCGGTATCCCGAGGCGATTTCTGCCACGCTGTTTGCTGATACGCCTCCTCTGTAG
- a CDS encoding putative efflux pump antibiotic resistance protein, translating into MVADTDAVAQINPSQEGQDGTVSSYQVIPNNSDRQPNDHGHDEESALLSSPTANGERKVELSTSVGTIVAVLILGEFISNADSTLVMAATAKVSSEFNKLQDASWLSTGYTLGVCAAQPMYGKLSDIYGRKALLLVAYTLFGLGCVVSGIGRDLWTVIIGRAVSGIGGAGIMTLGSVIITGMRSRKTLLIMGPCSRNRLFLLQIPFIVVGGLLVIAKLNITYHATSKASIRRVDFLGAGLLGASVVAIIMLLDRGGHAFPWISLPSFLLGGIGIALLILFVWAERVAAEPIFDLRILARPNVASSYMVGFLQITSQLGMLFSVPLYFQVTQRASATVAGGHLVPAVVGNTVGGLLAGTFIRRTGRYKALLVIGGLVAAITHVLMLIRWNGHTNFGESLYIIPGGMGTGIASASAFVAMTALLEPQDMAMATGGYMLIVSFAMTTGITMTNTVLGLGFKHQLEQNLHGKGAEKIIRRATSDTNYIAKLEGNIWEIVVGCFVAGLKNTYGLCNSWMVNGTTACTLRYKQRMSVSQGSVLYRKWK; encoded by the exons ATGGTCGCCGATACAGATGCTGTGGCTCAAATCAATCCCTCTCAGGAGGGTCAGGACGGGACGGTGTCTTCTTACCAGGTCATCCCGAACAACAGCGATAGACAGCCAAATGACCATGGCCATGACGAGGAAAGTGCATTACTTTCCAGTCCGACCGCAAATGGCGAGCGCAAAGTGGAACTTTCGACCAGTGTCGGCACCATCGTGGCCGTCTTAATTCTCG GCGAATTTATCTCGAATGCCGATAGCACGTTGGTTATGGCTGCGACGGCAAAGGTGTCGTCTGAATTCAACAAACTTCAGGATGCCAGCTGGTTGTCGACGGGGTATACTCTGGGGGTATGTGCGGCGCAACCGATGTACGGAAAGCTGAGCGATATATACGGACGGAAAGCGCTTCTGCTTGTGGCATACACTCTTTTTGGCTTGGGTTGCGTTGTCTC GGGCATCGGTCGGGATCTTTGGACGGTCATTATCGGTCGAGCAGTCAGTGGTATCGGAGGTGCGGGTATCATGACCCTTGGCTCCGTTATCATCACCGGTATGCGTTCAAGGAA AACGTTGTTAATAATGGGACCATGCTCTCGTAATAggctgtttcttctccagaTCCCGTTCATCGTCGTCGGTGGTCTTCTAGTGATTGCCAAGCTAAACATCACATACCACGCCACATCGAAAGCCTCTATACGCCGCGTTGACTTCCTAGGAGCAGGACTACTTGGAGCATCCGTAGTAGCAATCATCATGCTCCTCGACCGAGGCGGCCATGCCTTCCCCTGGATCTCACTCCCTTCCTTCCTGTTAGGCGGCATCGGTATCGCATTACTTATACTCTTCGTCTGGGCTGAACGCGTCGCAGCCGAGCCCATCTTCGACCTCCGGATCCTCGCCCGACCAAACGTGGCATCCAGCTACATGGTTGGATTCCTGCAGATCACCAGCCAACTGGGCATGCTATTCTCCGTCCCACTATACTTCCAAGTTACACAACGAGCCTCCGCAACCGTCGCAGGCGGCCATCTGGTCCCAGCCGTGGTCGGAAACACGGTCGGAGGTTTATTAGCAGGCACGTTTATCCGTCGAACAGGCCGCTACAAGGCGTTGTTGGTTATTGGAGGACTTGTCGCTGCAATCACGCATGTTCTCATGCTCATCCGATGGAACGGCCATACGAACTTTGGAGAATCCCTATATATCATTCCCGGAGGTATGGGTACTGGAATCGCATCGGCGTCTGCGTTCGTCGCTATGACAGCTCTACTTGAGCCTCAGGATATGGCAATGGCGACTGGTGGATACATGCTCATAGTCAGTTTTGCGATGACGACTGGTATCACCATGACGAATACGGTTCTTGGACTAGGGTTCAAGCATCAGTTAGAACAGAACCTGCACGGCAAGGGGGCGGAAAAG ATCATTCGTCGTGCGACGTCGGATACGAATTACATTGCCAAACTCGAGGGAAACATTTGGGAGATTGTTGTGGGTTGCTTCGTGGCTGGCTTGAAGAATACTTACG GTCTATGCAACTCTTGGATGGTGAATGGCACTACAGCTTGCACTCTTCGCTATAAGCAACGCATGAGCGTGAGCCAGGGCAGCGTGCTATATCGAAAGTGGAAATAA
- a CDS encoding Six-hairpin glycosidase-like protein: MSPSPRSLLAPLLLATCVSAESVAISRAETALTTLQTWYNSSTGMWNTCGWWNGANCMTVLADLALVDDSESVNNTVKEVFANTFSVGPVSNPYPDRNNDSYYSSAVQSKRSVDATQWLDGSYDDDAWWGLAWIAAYDVTGIEDYLDLAAGIFKHLSQAWPSKCGNGGIDSDFQHIYVNAITNELFFSLAAHLANRASDRDYYVDWARRQWTWFKDSGMINVNNTINDGLSSDCKNNGGTIWSYNQAVVLGGLAELDRAVSNESYVDAAAKLANASIAYFADDNDIIHESCEPDSCDSNETQFKGIFIRNLKLLHSVAPNDVYAKVINASANSIWQNDRNAQNQLGVDWAGPVSQVDASTHSSAMDALVAAIGI; the protein is encoded by the exons ATGTCGCCCTCACCCCGGTCGCTTTTGGCCCCCTTGCTTCTGGCGACATGCGTGTCCGCCGAGAGTGTCGCCATCTCTCGAGCGGAAACCGCCCTCACCACGTTGCAGACATGGTATAACTCATCCACCGGCATGTGGAATACCTGCGGGTGGTGGAACGGGGCCAATTGCATGACAGTGCTGGCGGACCTGGCCCTCGTCGACGACTCGGAGTCGGTCAACAACACTGTGAAAGAAGTATTCGCAAACACCTTCAGTGTCGGGCCCGTGTCGAATCCGTATCCTGACCGGAATAACGATTCCTACTATTCATCCGCCGTCCAGAGCAAGCGTTCTGTAGACGCCACGCAATGGCTCGATGGGTcctatgatgatgatgcatgGTGGGGGCTGGCGTGGATCGCCGCGTACGACGTCACAGGAATTGAGGATTACTTGGATTTGGCAGCTGGAATTTTCAAACATCTG AGCCAAGCTTGGCCATCGAAATGTGGTAATGGAGGAATTGACTCCGATTTTCAACATATTTACGTGAATGCCATTACGAacgagcttttcttctcgcTCGCGGCACATCTGGCCAACCGCGCCTCTGACCGCGATTATTATGTCGACTGGGCTCGGCGCCAATGGACGTGGTTTAAGGACAGCGGGATGATTAACGTAAACAACACCATCAACGATGGGTTATCGAGCGATTGCAAGAACAACGGGGGAACAAT ATGGTCTTATAATCAAGCAGTCGTTCTGGGAGGACTCGCCGAGCTTGACCGGGCAGTCTCCAACGAATCATACGTGGATGCCGCAGCAAAGCTTGCCAATGCCTCGATCGCGTATTTCGCGGACGACAACGACATCATTCATGAGTCATGTGAACCGGACAGCTGTGACAGCAACGAAACCCAATTCAAGGGTATCTTCATCCGGAACTTGAAGCTCCTGCACTCTGTTGCCCCGAACGATGTGTACGCGAAGGTAATCAACGCGTCTGCCAACAGTATCTGGCAGAACGATCGCAATGCGCAGAACCAGCTGGGTGTGGACTGGGCGGGCCCCGTCTCTCAGGTGGATGCTTCGACACATAGCTCTGCCATGGATGCGTTGGTTGCAGCGATTGGGATCTGA
- a CDS encoding acyl-CoA synthetase translates to MLHPYGRHVFKPLPTPNGPSLCSLDAERLDTHYSTTHDLRLWSQRFAAGLRKSGLRPGDRVLMFPGDDLFFPVVFMGIIMAGGIFTGANPMSVPRELAYQLEDSGATYIICARASLDTAIEAARLVDLSRDKVFVFDNTLCDGHGICMGRTLDTRAGRSNPRAELLQRYDGTAKSRRDNPQELRCQSAAVHAKRARKRCLCFLPMYHSMAQMIMIAATLALNTPIYIMPKFNFIQMLGYTQKYRITDYVVVPPIVVALAKHPAVKKFDLSSVEDIGCGAAPLGKKVSEQLQALWPPGKVNIRQVQLKMLMNVCHRTTCSMVNWDPREKGFSAAVGELNANCEAKIMAEDGVTELLERNQRGELWLRGQNVMKGYWRNPEATKATKTEDGWLKTGDVAFVDDHGKFYVVDRLKVSAMFDQYRRLLTVATQELIKVKGNQVAPAELEALLLEHAAIADAAVIGITTDNDEGPRAYVVLKPGQVASAKDIVQFIEGKVSPIKRITGGVVFIDVIPKNREDSA, encoded by the exons atgttACACCCCTACGGGAGACACGTATTTAAACCACTGCCTACACCCAACGGACCCTCCTT ATGTTCCTTGGACGCCGAACGCCTGGACACGCATTATTCCACGACCCATGACTTGCGGCTCTGGAGCCAGCGGTTTGCAGCTGGACTACGAAAGTCGGGTCTGCGTCCGGGCGACCGCGTGCTGATGTTCCCTGGCGACGATCTATTCTTCCCCGTGGTGTTCATGGGGATCATCATGGCCGGGGGCATTTTCACGGGCGCGAACCCGATGTCCGTGCCGCGTGAGCTGGCCTACCAGCTAGAGGATAGCGGTGCTACGTATATTATCTGCGCGCGCGCCAGCCTAGACACGGCTATTGAGGCAGCCAGGCTAGTTGACTTGAGCCGAGACAAGGTATTCGTGTTCGACAACACGCTGTGCGACGGCCACG GGATTTGCATGGGACGAACTCTCGACACCCGAGCTGGCCGATCAAACCCTCGCGCTGAACTACTCCAGCGGTATGACGGGACGGCCAAAAGTCGTCGAGATAACCCACAAGAACTACGTTGCCAATCTGCAGCAGTTCAC GCCAAGCGGGCGCGCAAACGCTGTCTCTGTTTCTTGCCGATGTACCATTCAATGGCCCAGATGATTATGATTGCAGCCACTTTGGCCCTGAACACGCCCATTTATATCATGCCTAAATTCAACTTCATCCAGATGCTGGGGTACACGCAGAAATATCGCATTACGGACTATGTTGTCGTGCCCCCAATTGTTGTTGCCTTGGCCAAGCACCCGGCTGTCAAGAAGTTTGATCTCAGTAGCGTTGAGGATATAGGGTGTGGCGCCGCACCATTAGGCAAGAAAGTTTCTGAGCAGTTGCAGGCTCTGTGGCCTCCAGGAAAGGTGAATATCAGGCAAG TGCAGTTGAAGATGCTCATGAATGTCTGTCACAGAACCACCTGTTCGATGGTTAATTGGGACCCCAGGGAGAAGGGATTCTCGGCTGCGGTTGGAGAGCTGAACGCCAACTGCGAGGCTAAGATTATGGCTGAGGACGGAGTGACTGAACTCCTAGAGCGCAATCAACGCGGAGAGCTGTGGTTGCGTGGCCAGAACGTCATGAAGGGATACTGGCGGAATCCGGAGGCGACAAAAGCAACCAAGACGGAAGATGGGTGGCTCAAGACGGGCGATGTTGCTTTTGTGGATGACCATGGCAAGTTCTACGTTGTAGATCGGCTGAAGGTGAGTGCTATGTTCGACCAATATAGAAGGTTACTAACGGTTGCCACACAGGAGTTGATCAAGGTCAAGGGCAATCAGGTTGCTCCTGCTGAGCTGGAAGCCTTACTGCTGGAACATGCAGCCATTGCAGATGCCGCTGTGATCGGAATTACCAC CGACAACGACGAGGGACCCCGTGCCTATGTTGTGCTCAAGCCCGGTCAGGTGGCTTCGGCGAAGGACATTGTGCAATTCATCGAGGGCAAGGTCTCCCCGATCAAACGGATCACTGGTGGGGTAGTTTTCATTGATGTCATCCCCAAAAACAGGGAAGATTCTGCGTAA
- a CDS encoding putative D-amino acid oxidase, which produces MTQSTSFHLTSYLSAGPDPFHKPTPNAPHILVIGAGVTGLTNAWHLLDAGYKVTIVSKEWASYGRTQRLTSQIAGALWELPPTQCGGVRLTDQELTEADLKTAQRWALESYAIYAKLAANTELARAFGVRMPLCASFHTYHVKDDEPTHAKMEVARKLAPGRFHWGMELAGKYGVDVSSNGGMKDAYEHPAPVIDTDVAMAFLMRLVRSKGARMQTDSIVGDLRDQESHLLRMYRADAIVNATGLGARETASDLGVHSLRGGILRVINDGSDFPKIESSIIVAADEDAEGKYIDIAFVVPRSDNILVLGSIEQAHEMDLDLTPDSPVIKAMRKRCEDLVPVLKNARLDPQYPFAQGLRPYRNSKIRVEREGRKTLGGQDSRIIHCYGHGGAGWLLAFGTSKACMELVEGVVRKPSSRL; this is translated from the coding sequence ATGACTCAATCAACATCATTTCACCTCACCAGCTACCTTTCTGCTGGCCCGGATCCATTCCACAAACCGACTCCCAACGCCCCGcacatcctcgtcatcggtGCCGGAGTCACCGGTCTAACAAATGCCTGGCATCTTCTCGATGCCGGCTATAAAGTCACCATTGTATCGAAGGAATGGGCCAGCTATGGACGCACCCAGCGTCTAACCTCGCAAATTGCCGGCGCATTATGGGAGCTTCCGCCCACGCAATGCGGCGGAGTGAGACTGACCGACCAAGAGCTGACCGAAGCGGATCTGAAGACCGCGCAGAGATGGGCGCTGGAGAGTTATGCCATCTATGCGAAGCTGGCGGCGAATACGGAGCTAGCGAGAGCGTTTGGGGTGCGAATGCCATTGTGTGCTTCGTTCCACACGTATCATGTCAAGGATGATGAACCGACGCATGCCAAAATGGAGGTTGCGCGGAAGCTGGCCCCGGGACGGTTTCACTGGGGCATGGAGCTGGCGGGGAAGTACGGGGTAGATGTCAGCTCGAATGGGGGTATGAAGGATGCGTATGAGCATCCTGCACCGGTGATCGATACGGACGTCGCCATGGCGTTCCTGATGCGGCTTGTTAGGAGTAAAGGGGCGAGGATGCAGACAGATAGCATTGTGGGGGATCTGCGTGACCAGGAATCGCACCTGTTGAGAATGTATCGTGCCGATGCGATCGTGAATGCGACCGGACTGGGAGCTCGAGAGACTGCCTCGGACCTGGGGGTCCATTCGTTACGAGGAGGTATCTTGCGAGTCATCAATGATGGATCGGATTTTCCGAAGATTGAGAGCTCCATTATCGTGGCGGCGGATGAGGACGCCGAGgggaaatatatagatattgcATTCGTTGTGCCACGGAGTGACAATATATTGGTTTTGGGGTCCATTGAGCAAGCCCATGAGATGGATCTCGATCTCACGCCCGACTCGCCGGTGATCAAGGCGATGCGCAAGCGATGCGAAGACCTGGTACCTGTTCTGAAGAATGCACGACTAGATCCTCAATATCCATTCGCACAAGGACTGCGACCCTATAGAAACTCAAAAATTCGGGTCGAGCgcgagggaagaaagactCTGGGTGGACAGGATAGTCGAATCATTCATTGCTATGGCCACGGTGGCGCAGGATGGTTGCTTGCTTTTGGGACCAGCAAGGCGTGTATGGAGCTGGTGGAGGGTGTAGTGAGGAAGCCTTCTTCTCGTCTTTAG
- a CDS encoding salicylate hydroxylase: protein MTPSIGAMIVPQAKTTLEVVIVGAGIGGMAAALALGLRGHHVTILESAPKLMEVGAGIQASPNMLRLFDRWGVSSMVHAKDIALESITIRRWEDGAVLSTMPVNKAYGQQTVVHRADLHNALITKALALENVRLKVNSRVTGIKSYHPAAVALMDGTVVTGDVVVAADGIKSVLRGEMLGSLAMQPIPTGDAAYRIMLSREVMEQDPELKALLDSPSATRWIGPHRHVIAYPVRNHDLLNIVLLHPDDHEAEESWTTTASKQTMLRQYHGWDPRLLKLLDLVKEDEVLEWKLCSYPSLNLWTKGHIALLGDACHPMLPYVAQGAAQAVEDAAALAILLSIIPSRHAIPEALRAYEMSRKPRAEAIQQSGMANRTILHLPDGPEQEARDKQFLASRSSAANPDKWADAETQKLLWGWDAEEHALATWSENMRPLHLESSL from the exons ATGACTCCTTCGATTGGCGCCATGATTGTACCTCAAGCGAAGACAACTCTTGAAGTTGTCATTGTTGG AGCCG GGATTGGTGGTATGGCGGCAGCACTAGCACTAGGATTGCGCGGTCACCATGTTACTATCCTGGAATCGGCCCCAAAA TTGATGGAAGTTGGTGCCGGAATTCAAGCATCGCCTAATATGCTACGCCTTTTTGATC GATGGGGAGTATCTTCCATGGTACATGCCAAGGACATCGCACTTGAGAGCATCACTATTCGCCGCTGGGAGGATGGTGCCGTCCTAAGCACAATGCCGGTTAACAAGGCTTACGGGCAGCAGACTGTGGTACATCGTGCAGATCTGCACAACGCGCTCATCACCAAGGCTCTGGCGCTTGAGAATGTTCGGCTGAAGGTAAACTCCCGTGTCACCGGCATCAAGTCCTACCACCCAGCTGCCGTCGCGCTCATGGATGGCACGGTGGTAACGGGCGATGTGGTGGTGGCAGCCGACGGGATCAAATCGGTGCTCCGCGGAGAGATGCTAGGGTCACTGGCAATGCAGCCTATTCCAACAGGAGATGCAGCTTATCGCATCATGCTATCACGAGAAGTGATGGAGCAAGACCCGGAGTTGAAAGCCTTGCTGGATAGTCCCAGCGCTACCCGTTGGATTGGACCCCATCGTCATGTTATCGCGTATCCCGTGCGCAACCATGACCTGCTTAATATTGTCTTACTGCATCCTGACGACCATGAAGCGGAAGAGTCTTGGACTACGACGGCGTCCAAGCAGACTATGTTGCGTCAATATCATGGGTGGGACCCAAGGTTGCTGAAGCTCCTCGATCTCGTCAAAGAGGATGAGGTCCTAGAGTGGAAGCTGTGCAGTTACCCAAGCCTAAATTTGTGGACGAAAGGCCATATCGCCCTCCTTGGGGATGCCTGTCATCCGATGCT ACCATATGTTGCGCAAGGTGCCGCTCAGGCTGTTGAGGATGCGGCCGCCTTGGCTATTCTCCTATCTATTATACCCTCTCGGCATGCCATTCCTGAGGCTCTCCGTGCCTATGAGATGTCTCGTAAACCACGCGCAGAGGCGATCCAGCAATCGGGAATGGCCAACCGTACTATTTTGCATCTTCCCGATGGTCCCGAACAAGAGGCTCGCGATAAACAGTTCCTTGCGAGCAGGAGCAGTGCAGCCAACCCGGATAAATGGGCTGATGCGGAAACTCAGAAGCTGTTGTGGGGATGGGATGCGGAAGAACACGCTTTAGCAACATGGTCAGAGAACATGAGGCCACTACATCTTGAATCATCTCTTTAA